Below is a genomic region from Helicoverpa armigera isolate CAAS_96S chromosome 12, ASM3070526v1, whole genome shotgun sequence.
AAGTTTCTTAGGCCATAGTTGAAGAACAGAATTATTACAGGATTGCATAAATAAGAATTTACAGAAGATAACTCTTTCATAACCAATGCCGTTATAGCCTAGGTAAATGCCAAAGCTAGGTCGTGACTCGTGACCAACCTATTTGATAACTTATTAGAACCTATAATGTAATTTTCTGGAAATCTTGAATGGAGTATCATAAGATTCGTTCAGCTTTTCGCATTCTATTTAATTGTCCAAGGTCCAAAGTCATGTGCCCAAACACGAGCTTCCATTTCAGTATTTCATGAACAATTAACAACATTATTGACGGAGTCTATTTCTCAGTATGTAGTGCATAGGTGTGGTGTAAACTCAATTCCTGGATGGAGTTCGATCACAGCAGGGTCCGCGTTAAGGCGATGCATAAACACCAGAGCTTTGTTGGTAATTATCGTCGCGGCAGCTGTTTGCCGACACCTCGGTGCGAAGTCTCGACCACCGTCCGACGGCTGGCGACATTTCGTCGAATGTGCCCTCGTACTAATCGCGCGAACCATAACGCTATGTGTAACCAACTTGTTGGATGTTACAATTAGTTAGAACAGTCAACAAATCGTGTTAACACCAGTTTTTACAAGATACGCTAGCGTGTGTCACTGAATTTAAAATGTTCACAGATTCACATATGATTATCTACTTTATTGCCCATTTCCTGTCGTTAAGATCTTGCAAAAGTCTGCCCATTGTTGAATTgcgaaatacaaataaattatttttgaaaactgatAATAGATCAATTTGCAGGTGCATCGAAATGATTTACACTCTTtgtatgaaaagaaaatacagtTTGCTCACGAATTTAGTATGCGGATGTGGACTATAAAAATAGCCTCAAAATAGGTAGCCATAACGTTTAAAAAAGCAGTGGGCTGTCGACAATCTTCTCGTTTGTTTCCAGCAGTCTGCATCAAATAAAGTGAAAGAATGTCAAATGTCAATGCAGTTGTGTCGCTTCGAGTTGACATAGAAAGTTTGAGTTCGGACCCCCGGGCTATTCCCGGACGTTACACACTCACACTAATTTTATAGCCACCGAAATTCCTTCACTGCTGGGCCAACAAATGTGACAAAACTGATGTTGAGTAAGTATACAGATTTACTGGAACGCTAACGTTCGGTATTTGACTTACGGTATTAATGATTCATCGTCATTGCTCATCAAAGATCATATTTAGATACGTGGCACACTTAACTCTTTCCCAATTAGAGATTTTAAGATGTAGCGGTATTGCCTTGGTTTACTTTGTGgggaatttaaataataaaagtactttcattataatgtaataaataggtCGTAGGCGGAAAATCGATATATCAATTATGGGCTTTGAGCAATGATAATAAAGAATAGaaaggtaattaaataatattacgtgTGAGGGATGATTGCGTGCGAATTAGGCGTGCGAAGCATCACACCGGGCGAAGTGCACGCTATTGTAACGCACGCATACGGCGGTATCGTAACACCAAAGTTATTTAATGTATTAAGTATTGGGGAGATGTAGTATGGTAACTGATCATTTTTACTGCTTTTaataagctttaaataaaaggAGCTTATTAAGAAGGAAACAAATGGGAAAGAACAGTAAGTAACCAACTTTAAAACGttttgtacctatttgtaacaaaatagaAATTACTTGATTTTAATATTGGTTATGAAGTAAAAGTTATCATTATTCTTGGTCCAGCTTATTTTAAGCGCTTACCTTACATaggttaagtaggtatttctttttGTGCCCAATAACGAGGATAGATGTTTAATCCGATAATAGTCTGCCATTGTTAACCATACCgatgtacttacttataaataagCATATTgtataaaacttataaataagcAGTctcaaaatatgattttaaataaaagttattttaataatatatttaccgtAAAGGGCGGCGGAGGGTTGATGCGTGGCTAGCCAATGCGCATACGCATGACCAGCCAACAATCCCGCGTCGTTCAGCGCGTTCAGATCCGGACACGTTGACGTTGATGATACTGGtataagaatttatattttacatactttCATGCTAAGAATCACAGAatgctaaaattattttataggaaaGTTAGTAAGCGGTACACCTAGCACTTTCTATAGAGTACTTACTTAGTTCTAAGTCCACAAAATAGATTGATCGTTAgtgaaagaataaattaaatagacttcatatacttttttatgtaatcaTGTTCCAATTAGgcctattataaaaaaattaaaatggtcTGCTAAGGAATTATCCTTCATTCTGTTCGTGGTTTTTCGAGTTTTCTTCGTAATCTATACCAATAGATACGTATTATAATTAAGTCTGTGAATTAAGGAGCTAGAggaactattgaaccgattttggtgagtaaatatattttattcgggtacAAGGTATACCTGAGGGAAGGTTTCctatacaattaattaacttagatatgttattcatattttagattataataacTAACGTTATTTTGTCCTACTTATTGGAACCCGGCGGACAGAGTTCATCAAAATTGGGCTACTTGTCGTACCAAGACGAAAGTGATGCTACCGTAGCGATCTTAGCCGTTCGTTCCCTTGATTAGTTAGTATAAAATTCTTACCATTATGTTCATCAGCAGTCTCCTCGATGTTGTCACCATCATCAGCGCGTAAGTCACTAACAAGTTTCGAACTATTGCTTTTATTATTCCCTAATATACTGTCTATAAGAAACGTTTTACTTTTACCGTGAATAACACTGTTCACTGACTCTTTCGAACTATTGTGAGAAGATTCACTACTATTGCACAGATTTCTAAGATTGTCCAAAGCATGAGTTGGGAATATTACGCGACTTGATTccaaaaaacatcttttatctggatttaataggggacttaaaccgtttttaatatttttagtttcagtGTTCCGATGGCTTGATTGTTCACTGTTATCACAAATATCTATTGTTTCGTTTTCACTATCATATTCGGTTTCTGATTCACAATCGTAACTAGAGTCTCTCTCGGCACTACACAGTACACTATTATCTTCTCGTTTACATAAGTATTCGTTTTCACATGTGCTAGAAATATCATCTATCGTATCCATTTTGCTCGATAACTGTTAAATTATAACTTCATAATCGTAAATATTACGCCTATAATGTCACTTCACTAAACGTTGGCCGCGGAGATTAAACCCAAGACTAAATTCTTAGCTTCGAGTTTGCCGGAAACTGATAATTGCATCCGAAAATAGGTGGTGCCAAGAGATCGGCCGTGGTGGCTGTAGGTATGAACGAGATGAGATTCTCAAACGCTACTGGCTGGTCGCCGAATGGAGGGGATGGCGCCATCTTAAGTAGGTGGGGCTTCGATAACCGCCTGTGAAAATTCACACCTTTCTTTTATTTGATAACACGTTATGTCAGAGCTCTTTAGCTCACAAAGGATCTCTAAAAGCTTATGATGAGGTGAGGATCCAATTTCTACCGGTTATTGTTTGATTAATGTCGCAGATTTAAGTGATTTATTGTAAACGATCCGAGTTGCTTAATGCGCTGCTGGTGGGGGTAAACTAGTAGATTTCAAATATTGTTAGAGGTTTGAAAGATAGCTATTGTTTAAATGAATTTACggtattaattgatattttgagaaaatctGTTTTAACagactgtaattttttttatattatcaattGTCAAAGTTGTCTTCAcctaggtataaataaaaatataaaattattatctatgtGAAATAGTTATCTTTTGAGAAACGTGTCCTTTTTTAGGATTCAGTTATTCATTCCTCAACAATAACCTCGCGTACAACCTCTAGAGGCATTCGAAAATTAGATACCTATCTTGATTTTTTAGTTTCCATCACGAAGTTTCTTTGGTCGTTgtagaaaaaggaaaaaaaagaaTACCAGTTCAGTTCACATTTCGTTACCTAATCAATAAACTGCAACTACTTACCCATTTAAGTAATCATTATTGTCATCATAGCTCTATACCCTTAGCTTGTTTGGGGTAAGGCATCTTTCTACCTAAGTGTAGAAAATTTATCCAATTTGAGACCACCTTTTACATTCAGCGCTCCCTTTGCGCTTTCACGGGAAACATCTACCTAAACTGGAACCATACCCGGAGGAAAGTCTGCACATTTCCCTCACACGCAAAAGCTCTTACTACATTTCGCTTTCcaccgctagatggcgctgatgtTAGGCAAACTTACGTAGAGTAATGCTATCAATAGATAGCGTAACTTACCATTTTATTACGAGGGGCTTTCACAAGAGTGGTTTCACCGTCTCTTCGCTTTTAATATTGCTTATAAATGACGATAGATGTCGCTGTGGTACTTCTCTAGCTCAGATTGTCATCAGCGTATAAAAAGGCGGGAACCGAGATTCGTGCAGATAGAGTTTTATAAGGactaacttttttatttgaatccaGACTGCAAACACcgacaaacaaagtttttttatagttttgtgtTGGTTTTGCTGCGCTCAAAACATTAGTTTTCTCATTACGTAGCTATTTAGAAATGTTCTGTGTataatttaagttaaataaatattcacgtTATATAACTGCATTTACAGTATTTACACTGAATCTCGTATGAATTATAACTTGAactaaactcaaaatatttcattactaAAAACTGCGACTGCTACCGTTTCAATCCGTGAAAGGGTGAACGAGTGACGTCGGGAAGCGGAAAACTAGTCGTTAGCACAAATGTCGATATTAACCGGAATGCCACCAAGTTTTGCGTTTGTGTCGAATCTCTCTTTATAAAGTATTTGGACGGCTTTTGGAAGATGGCATGAGAATTTGTGGTTTGAAACAGCAAAACAAGAAGTTTGATTGAGTTGTGTTGTTGATTTTATTGTCATTAAATtctttgttaatatttatttaggtatacatGAGATTTTAAAAGTAAGTTTCCTCTAGGTTTCTAAtagacaatataattttaaatcttcaaaattagAGATAGTAAGTTCAACAACAATCTTTGCTACACCTCcgtaaagaaaacaaaacacaaaactattacataaacaaaagcCAAACTACAATAGTAATGATGACGTCACAAACACGTAAACAGCTACATTACATGTTCTAAAACAGAGCAGTCACAGTGAATAAGGCTTTAGCGTTTGTCGAAGTATGGACAACACGACGGAAATGTCACGTTGGGATCCCTTGCGTTCCTCGTACGCTGGTCGTAACGCTACGGTCTCGGCTTGAAGGAATCTTGTCATGTATGTATATTGGTAGGTCCATATTATGTTGACGTTTTGTGTTCGTACCTCTACAAGGTTTTGCTGTACTTGCCTGTATCAAGTGATTCTATTCCTATTTATCCGACTGCCAAGGAGgattatgtttttgaaattttgatttaaatcctATGACACATTAGAATCTGCCTTGGGTTAACTACTTACATAGTTTTAACTATTGTATCGAGAAAGATGTGATTTCTTTTAGTTTCTGATGTCGATTCTGATGCACTGATGTCGATAATACTTATATTACCTGTGTTAAAAATTCTTCGCATTGTCGGAAAGAGTCCTAGTTTAAACCCTCGGCGAACATAAGCATACTGTGTAAATATGGATAAAGTAACGTGAAGGCACCTAAGCACCTACTCAAAAGTGTAGCCTAAAGAAGATATTAGGTAGGCTCACTTTATAAGGGGTGAGAAACATGTCGTTAGCTATACAGAGTGTTTATGGCTGTGAAAAGATCATTTTGCAAGATATGCCATAAAaccagtattttaataaaaaagaaaccaaATAGATTCCTGGTTCTTGtatgttaatataattttagatacatatttcatgtttttttgtaagttaaacTATGTAGTTTATTGGAACCAATTCATGTAcctaaaactaatttaaaatgtactaTCACCAGTTTTGACTAAACGCCCTCACCCGCATAACAACAGTGCGCAATTTTTTTGCTTCAAATGTGAAGTGATCCATTCGTTATCATTTGTTCGCCGAAATACCAAAGAAACAACCTATATATATCAATGTGGTTTGTGTGAATGAATATGTGGGATCCGTTTTCACTTTCGTCACTGATAACATGTCAGGTAACGTTGCCTTTTAATAGGAAATGTGATACCGTTtgaggtatatttttatttatttgttagctTAGGGCTTTTCTAAGAAATTGTTCTCGTGAAAATTCTTTGAAGTCGTGAAGGACTTCAAGTTTAGAATTACTTTTCTGACCAAAATCTAGTCTTTGAAATCTTtttaacaatgtattttttgtacacTGTTAAATTCTGTGTACTAAACATTACGTTGAAAGTCCTTTAGCAATAGACTAAGACATAAACAGTAAGTCTATCTTTCAACTTTACTAGCTAGAGGTAGTTCGACAGTccatatcatatatttttttgaaaacaacgACAATATTCACCAAGTTCTTCCAAAGTTTTATACGTTCAATGTAAACTACGCAAACAACAGGGCGCTGTAagtaacaaacatttttataccaCAGCGTTGTGACAAGGGTCGTATTGTCGCACTATTGGACATGTTCTGAATCAGAGTAGGTCTGCCCATTGAAATAACTTCACGTCAGAGATACTATTTGATGTGCCAGCTATTCAGCTATTAATAactgtattttgtatttgtaagttAGTAGATTTAGTTGTGTTTTGCACACAATGTACTTGAAGAGACTCATCGTTAGGTAGTGTGAATTTTAACtgatttgtatatttgttttagAGTTTTGGATATCAGTTCCTGTGGTTACAGTGCTGGCCTATGTTACCATAAGTTACTTAGGCAGACATACGTgcaaaatctaagaatttatttaaacacatcAAGGGCCTGGATCTCAAAAAAAACTGAGAATAACTTAAtatataatcagcccctgtccATTTATTATTGCAAGACATGCACCAAAGTTACCAGAAATTCTACAGATTAGGGACTCGCTTGC
It encodes:
- the LOC110374742 gene encoding homeobox protein B-H2, producing MDTIDDISSTCENEYLCKREDNSVLCSAERDSSYDCESETEYDSENETIDICDNSEQSSHRNTETKNIKNGLSPLLNPDKRCFLESSRVIFPTHALDNLRNLCNSSESSHNSSKESVNSVIHGKSKTFLIDSILGNNKSNSSKLVSDLRADDGDNIEETADEHNVSSTSTCPDLNALNDAGLLAGHAYAHWLATHQPSAALYDDKNNRRPRRAGPERKPRQAYSAKQLERLEAEFKIDKYLSVSKRMELSKALGLTEVQIKTWFQNRRTKWKKQLTSRLKIAQRQGLFPGQIFGHAPPAYSLLNPYAYTPLSCVFTPVTLPSSPP